The following proteins come from a genomic window of Gordonia westfalica:
- a CDS encoding FadR/GntR family transcriptional regulator encodes MPFEPVTQQSAPEIVFDQIVEGVLSGDLTAGEALPSERELARMLGVSRPTVREALKRVAAAGLVTIRQGDGARVQDIARAGGLDLLPRLLIRGGALVPNVARSIVEARAAVGPEVARLAAQRAGDDDLVAIRSILDHLAAEPEPVGQQVAALEFWSAVIDAADSIAFRLMYNSLRAAYEPAVPALAGVLEPEVGNIEGYRALVDALAAHEPERAEAAARALLEPATTALLALCEALENAEADEEKGR; translated from the coding sequence ATGCCCTTCGAGCCGGTGACCCAGCAGAGCGCGCCCGAGATCGTCTTCGACCAGATCGTCGAAGGCGTGCTGTCGGGAGATCTGACTGCCGGGGAGGCGCTGCCCAGCGAGCGGGAACTCGCGCGGATGCTCGGAGTCTCCCGGCCGACGGTCCGGGAGGCGCTCAAGCGGGTCGCGGCAGCGGGCCTGGTCACCATCCGGCAGGGCGACGGCGCGCGGGTCCAGGACATCGCCCGGGCGGGCGGTCTCGACCTCCTGCCGCGTCTGCTCATCCGCGGCGGGGCGCTCGTGCCGAACGTCGCGCGGTCGATCGTCGAAGCCCGTGCGGCCGTCGGGCCGGAGGTCGCGCGTCTCGCGGCGCAGCGCGCCGGTGACGACGACCTGGTCGCGATCCGGTCGATCCTCGACCACCTGGCTGCAGAGCCGGAGCCCGTCGGCCAGCAGGTGGCCGCGCTGGAGTTCTGGAGCGCGGTCATCGACGCGGCCGACTCGATCGCCTTCCGGCTCATGTACAACTCGCTGCGCGCCGCCTACGAGCCCGCGGTCCCCGCTCTCGCCGGGGTGCTGGAACCCGAGGTCGGGAACATCGAGGGCTACCGCGCCCTCGTCGACGCTCTTGCCGCCCACGAACCCGAACGAGCCGAAGCCGCTGCCCGAGCCCTGCTCGAACCCGCGACGACGGCGCTGCTCGCACTCTGCGAGGCGCTCGAGAACGCCGAAGCCGACGAGGAGAAGGGGCGCTGA
- a CDS encoding sterol desaturase family protein, with translation MAADEIDIRARRQVAAEERRMRSRHSMSLRDAFAEFVRHPSPWIMAGFLSVALVARVWLGGWGFADVLVPVAMVASFPLVEWLIHVFVLHWRPKRLGPVTIDPLVARKHREHHRNPRDIPLIFIPWQVLIGVVIAAVIVGLFVFASAERGLTFLVVLPAIGLVYEWTHYLIHSDYRPRHAFYRRIWRNHRFHHYRNEHYWFAVTTAGTVDRLLRTYPDPDTVEKSPTAKNLHALSRTAE, from the coding sequence ATGGCCGCCGACGAGATAGACATCCGAGCACGACGGCAGGTCGCGGCCGAGGAACGTCGCATGCGGTCGCGGCACTCGATGTCATTGCGTGACGCATTCGCCGAGTTCGTCCGGCACCCGTCGCCGTGGATCATGGCGGGTTTTCTGAGCGTGGCCCTCGTCGCGCGAGTGTGGTTGGGCGGCTGGGGTTTCGCGGACGTCTTGGTCCCCGTCGCCATGGTCGCGAGCTTTCCGCTGGTGGAGTGGCTGATCCACGTGTTCGTCCTGCACTGGCGCCCCAAGCGGCTGGGCCCGGTCACCATCGACCCGCTTGTCGCACGCAAACACCGTGAACACCACCGGAATCCGCGCGACATCCCGCTCATCTTCATCCCGTGGCAGGTACTGATCGGTGTGGTGATCGCGGCCGTCATCGTCGGGTTGTTCGTCTTCGCCAGCGCCGAGCGGGGGCTCACATTCCTTGTCGTGCTGCCGGCGATCGGCCTGGTCTACGAGTGGACGCACTACCTGATCCACTCCGACTACCGGCCGCGGCACGCGTTCTACCGCCGGATCTGGCGCAACCACCGGTTCCACCACTACCGCAACGAGCACTACTGGTTCGCCGTCACCACCGCCGGCACCGTCGACCGGTTGCTCCGGACCTACCCCGACCCGGACACCGTCGAGAAATCACCGACGGCGAAGAATCTGCACGCCTTGTCGCGGACGGCGGAGTAG
- a CDS encoding pirin family protein: MAFTVIPGDDRMVTTTDWLTSRHGFSFGDHYDPANTHFGALLAFNDEVVAPGEGFDLHHHQESEIVTWVVSGTLVHRDSAGHSGVLYPGLVQRMSAGTGVEHSERNDPSPELAGSGTEPVRYVQMWLMPDRHGLTPSYDQADVADRLATGELVPVASGDPDRRAAISVANAGATLYAARLGSGGTVELPAARFTHLFVVEGRAEVTVDGESVVLNPGDAVRGVDAEPVSVTADTGAEILVWSMATGLGGS, translated from the coding sequence ATGGCGTTCACGGTGATCCCCGGCGACGATCGCATGGTCACGACGACCGACTGGCTCACCTCTCGGCACGGGTTCTCCTTCGGCGACCACTACGATCCGGCCAACACCCACTTCGGCGCACTCCTCGCGTTCAACGACGAGGTGGTTGCTCCGGGCGAGGGCTTCGACCTCCACCACCACCAGGAGAGCGAGATCGTCACGTGGGTGGTCTCCGGGACGCTGGTGCACCGGGATTCGGCGGGACACTCCGGAGTGCTCTATCCGGGTCTCGTGCAGCGGATGAGTGCCGGCACCGGGGTCGAACACTCCGAACGCAACGACCCCTCGCCGGAACTGGCGGGTTCCGGGACCGAGCCGGTGCGCTACGTGCAGATGTGGCTGATGCCCGACCGCCACGGACTCACCCCGTCCTACGACCAGGCCGACGTCGCCGACCGGCTGGCGACCGGCGAGCTGGTCCCGGTCGCCTCCGGTGACCCGGACCGTCGGGCCGCGATCTCCGTCGCCAACGCCGGCGCCACCCTCTACGCCGCGCGGCTGGGTTCCGGCGGGACCGTCGAACTCCCGGCCGCCAGATTCACCCACCTGTTCGTCGTCGAGGGACGGGCCGAGGTCACCGTCGACGGCGAGTCCGTCGTCCTGAACCCCGGCGACGCCGTGCGCGGCGTCGACGCCGAACCGGTGTCGGTCACCGCCGACACCGGTGCCGAGATCCTCGTCTGGTCGATGGCGACGGGACTCGGCGGTTCCTGA
- a CDS encoding NTF2-like N-terminal transpeptidase domain-containing protein — protein MKIWVKRATSAACAAVTCAVVVSSCSLTGSSNTGASAAIDAFATALSQQDADGAAQFTTAPGQAGDSLTTTLKAMSAQRIDIDIEKPVEYSDGTATFALTTKWNWDKGRAYESSSEGTARKLSSGWKVTWDPAILQPGLGAGGHLREIRTDATPSPSVRSRSGKVFMYLQPVNEIVIDPAQTRDLTATTRALAGVIAPIAPLITPAVIGEKLAESPGKPVIAVTLRDPDMQVLAGDPARVAGVSVNRTDQLVMADRRLSSPLEDGLTNYWQAIRDATAGWQVEMVNPGVRPRRLAGEQGPPGPDVLSTVDQGVQLTLGDAAVEVGQPATILTLDALTGAILGMAQNTYAAERNIEIDRAYPVGSTLNPVFDEVGRVAGEQPEQGETLLDRLGLGVQFTVPGASVPTPGQSGIATIGFRPGQTNMSMTNMGALGVALARASVGQASSVAPFVLKNVPTKITGGELGGLDPALFGPILKAMTTTAATGDASDLTRAPGLKALVGTNGPEGPGWFVGIQGGQVVVIYTEGPKSGTAALQVAQKYFTIK, from the coding sequence ATGAAGATCTGGGTCAAGCGCGCAACGTCCGCCGCTTGTGCCGCGGTCACCTGTGCTGTCGTGGTGAGCTCCTGTTCGCTCACCGGATCGTCGAACACCGGCGCCTCCGCCGCCATCGACGCATTCGCCACCGCGCTGAGCCAACAGGACGCCGACGGCGCCGCGCAGTTCACCACTGCACCCGGTCAGGCCGGTGACAGTCTGACCACGACGCTGAAAGCGATGTCGGCACAACGGATCGACATCGACATCGAGAAACCCGTCGAATACAGCGACGGCACCGCGACCTTCGCCCTGACCACCAAGTGGAACTGGGACAAGGGGCGCGCCTACGAGTCGAGCAGCGAAGGAACGGCGCGGAAGCTGTCGTCGGGCTGGAAGGTGACCTGGGATCCGGCGATTCTGCAGCCCGGTCTCGGCGCCGGTGGACATCTCCGCGAGATCCGGACCGATGCGACTCCCTCACCGTCGGTGCGCAGTCGGTCGGGCAAGGTCTTCATGTACCTGCAGCCGGTCAACGAAATCGTCATCGACCCTGCACAAACCCGAGATCTGACGGCCACGACCCGCGCACTGGCGGGCGTCATCGCGCCGATCGCGCCGCTGATCACGCCCGCGGTCATCGGCGAGAAGCTGGCCGAGTCGCCGGGCAAGCCGGTCATCGCCGTCACGCTGCGCGACCCCGACATGCAGGTCCTCGCCGGCGATCCCGCGCGCGTGGCCGGTGTGAGCGTCAACCGCACCGACCAGCTGGTGATGGCCGACCGCCGGCTGTCGTCGCCGCTCGAGGACGGCCTGACCAACTACTGGCAGGCGATCCGCGACGCCACGGCCGGCTGGCAGGTCGAGATGGTCAACCCCGGGGTCCGGCCGCGTCGGCTGGCCGGTGAGCAGGGCCCGCCCGGACCGGACGTGCTGTCGACCGTCGACCAGGGTGTGCAGCTCACCCTCGGCGACGCCGCGGTCGAGGTCGGGCAGCCCGCCACGATCCTCACCCTCGATGCCCTGACCGGCGCGATCCTGGGCATGGCGCAGAACACCTATGCGGCCGAACGAAACATCGAGATCGACCGTGCGTATCCGGTCGGTTCGACACTGAACCCGGTCTTCGACGAGGTCGGCCGCGTTGCCGGAGAGCAGCCCGAACAGGGGGAGACGCTGCTCGACCGCCTGGGCCTCGGCGTGCAGTTCACGGTGCCCGGTGCCAGCGTTCCGACGCCGGGCCAGTCGGGTATCGCGACCATCGGCTTCCGCCCGGGCCAGACCAACATGTCGATGACCAACATGGGCGCGCTCGGTGTCGCACTGGCACGAGCTTCGGTGGGGCAGGCGTCGTCGGTGGCGCCGTTCGTCCTCAAGAACGTGCCGACCAAGATCACCGGCGGTGAACTCGGCGGCCTCGACCCGGCTCTGTTCGGGCCGATCCTGAAGGCCATGACCACCACCGCGGCCACCGGTGACGCCAGCGACCTGACCCGTGCGCCCGGACTGAAGGCACTGGTCGGGACCAACGGTCCGGAAGGGCCCGGCTGGTTCGTCGGTATCCAGGGCGGTCAGGTCGTGGTGATCTACACCGAGGGTCCGAAGTCGGGAACCGCGGCGCTCCAGGTGGCCCAGAAGTACTTCACCATCAAGTAG
- a CDS encoding DUF3054 domain-containing protein translates to MLSSNPTDTGTSPARGTATGPVAALFDAVAITIFVVIGRASHEEGYAPAAFLHTLWPFLVGCAAGWSITYVYAHVRSSDFFGHDFRPDRVVPVGIVIWFCTVTVAMILRFILSQGVAVSFVIVATVTLALFLLGWRAIFAYLGRRAAAR, encoded by the coding sequence ATGCTGAGCTCGAACCCCACCGACACGGGGACCTCACCGGCGCGGGGAACCGCGACCGGACCGGTTGCGGCCCTGTTCGACGCGGTGGCCATCACGATCTTCGTGGTGATCGGCCGGGCCAGCCACGAAGAGGGCTACGCCCCGGCGGCATTCCTGCACACCCTGTGGCCGTTCCTCGTCGGCTGCGCGGCCGGTTGGTCGATCACCTACGTGTACGCGCACGTCCGCTCCAGCGACTTCTTCGGCCACGATTTCCGCCCCGACCGGGTGGTGCCGGTCGGGATCGTCATCTGGTTCTGCACGGTGACCGTCGCGATGATCCTGCGCTTCATCCTCAGCCAGGGCGTGGCCGTCAGCTTCGTCATCGTCGCGACCGTGACGCTGGCCCTGTTCCTGCTCGGGTGGCGGGCGATCTTCGCGTACCTGGGCCGCCGCGCCGCCGCCCGCTGA
- a CDS encoding TIGR00374 family protein — protein sequence MSEDVGSPGDVTARPVTRPRFWWVRWVLLAVVLVILGVEIVLIWPELKKAWLRIGDIKWHWVFACVVAAMLSMDSFAQVQRALLRSAGVRVTQWKSLSVILAANSLSQTMPGGQVLAPAFTYRETRKWGATPVVASWQVVMSGLLAGVGLAVLGFGGAMLAGAKTSPFSVVFSVAGLLAVAVVLQYLASHPESLKSTGIRVLGWINQLRNKPDDHGTEKLFELLDQLRAVQLTKRDTSIAFGWSLFNWVADVACLMFACWAVDAHPSIAGLMVAYAAGKAVGTAIPLLPGGIGVVDAVLVPALTSAGMPAADAITAVLIYRIISYVFVAAVGWAVIAIMFRTRIRRDDTFIDVVEQDVDEASRGDSPPTESGQGSDTDPPPDPVR from the coding sequence ATGTCGGAGGATGTTGGCTCGCCGGGGGACGTGACCGCCCGCCCGGTCACCCGTCCCCGCTTCTGGTGGGTGCGCTGGGTCCTCCTGGCCGTCGTCCTGGTGATCCTCGGCGTCGAGATCGTGCTGATCTGGCCCGAGTTGAAGAAGGCCTGGCTGCGGATCGGCGACATCAAATGGCATTGGGTGTTCGCCTGCGTCGTCGCCGCGATGCTGTCGATGGACAGCTTCGCGCAGGTCCAGCGTGCGCTCCTGCGCTCCGCAGGCGTCCGGGTGACCCAGTGGAAGTCCCTGTCGGTCATCCTCGCGGCCAATTCCCTGAGCCAGACGATGCCGGGCGGTCAGGTGCTGGCACCCGCCTTCACCTACCGCGAGACGCGTAAGTGGGGCGCGACGCCGGTTGTCGCGTCGTGGCAGGTCGTCATGTCCGGCCTGCTCGCCGGCGTCGGCCTCGCCGTCCTCGGTTTCGGCGGCGCGATGCTCGCCGGCGCAAAGACCAGCCCGTTCTCGGTGGTGTTCTCGGTGGCCGGACTGCTCGCCGTCGCGGTCGTCCTGCAGTACCTCGCCAGCCATCCCGAGTCGTTGAAGAGCACCGGCATCCGGGTCCTGGGGTGGATCAACCAGCTCCGTAACAAGCCCGACGACCACGGCACCGAGAAACTCTTCGAGCTGCTGGATCAACTCCGCGCGGTACAGCTCACCAAACGCGACACCTCGATCGCCTTCGGGTGGAGCCTGTTCAACTGGGTCGCCGACGTGGCCTGCCTGATGTTCGCCTGCTGGGCCGTCGACGCACATCCGAGCATCGCGGGCCTGATGGTCGCCTACGCGGCAGGCAAGGCCGTCGGCACGGCGATCCCGCTGCTCCCGGGCGGTATCGGCGTGGTCGACGCCGTGCTGGTCCCCGCACTGACCAGTGCCGGGATGCCCGCCGCCGACGCCATCACCGCTGTCCTGATCTACCGGATCATCAGTTATGTGTTCGTGGCGGCGGTCGGCTGGGCGGTCATCGCGATCATGTTCCGCACCCGGATCAGGCGCGACGACACGTTCATCGACGTGGTCGAACAAGACGTCGACGAGGCGTCCCGTGGGGACTCGCCACCTACGGAATCCGGTCAAGGGTCCGACACTGATCCACCGCCGGACCCGGTACGGTAA
- a CDS encoding AI-2E family transporter, giving the protein MSEAEPAGRPDAAPDLASLDRARVHPQVRAAAEWAWRLLLLLFAAYVAAKLFVEFEEVLVPVALAILVAAMLVPAVDALDRRGVPRSLAVLLNILLALGFIAGVMTFVVREFMRGVPQLVEEVSATVESTKKWLIEGPLDLDPDQVRNAGSDVLDFLQHNQDRVTSGALATATTASEILTGALLTLFLLIFFLYGGDQIWRFSVGAVPAASRDRVWRAGIAGFGTLVGYVRATVAVAFVDACGIGVGLAILQVPLALPLASLVFLGAFIPIVGALISGSLAVLVALITQGWIAAVVALAIVIGVMQLESHVLQPFLLGRSVRLHPVAVVLGIAAGLVSAGIIGGLLAVPLIAFLNTAIRHLKGTSDSDADTGAVGGYEAQPSGPVWDTTDPDAAAESLAESGGTMPATRADPKPNDPEAGGTETGGAGADGAGAGPREPGTP; this is encoded by the coding sequence GTGAGCGAAGCCGAACCGGCCGGTCGGCCGGATGCTGCCCCAGACCTCGCGTCCCTCGACCGCGCCAGGGTCCACCCGCAGGTGCGGGCGGCCGCGGAATGGGCGTGGCGATTGCTCCTGCTCCTCTTCGCGGCGTACGTCGCGGCGAAGCTGTTCGTGGAGTTCGAAGAGGTCCTGGTCCCGGTCGCGCTGGCGATTCTCGTCGCGGCGATGCTCGTGCCCGCGGTGGACGCCCTCGATCGTCGCGGGGTTCCGCGCTCCCTGGCGGTGCTGCTGAACATCCTCCTGGCCCTGGGCTTCATCGCGGGTGTCATGACCTTCGTGGTGCGCGAGTTCATGCGCGGTGTCCCGCAACTCGTCGAAGAGGTCAGTGCCACCGTCGAGAGCACCAAGAAGTGGTTGATCGAGGGGCCGCTCGACCTCGATCCCGACCAGGTGCGCAATGCGGGCAGCGACGTCCTGGACTTCCTGCAGCACAACCAGGACCGGGTCACCAGCGGCGCACTCGCCACCGCCACCACCGCGAGCGAGATCCTGACCGGCGCGCTGCTCACGCTCTTCCTCCTCATCTTCTTCCTCTACGGAGGCGATCAGATCTGGCGGTTCTCGGTCGGTGCCGTACCCGCCGCGAGCCGTGACCGGGTGTGGCGGGCGGGGATCGCCGGGTTCGGCACGCTCGTCGGGTACGTCCGGGCGACGGTCGCCGTGGCCTTCGTCGACGCCTGCGGCATCGGCGTGGGTCTCGCCATCCTGCAGGTGCCGCTCGCGCTCCCGCTGGCGTCGCTGGTGTTCCTCGGTGCGTTCATCCCGATCGTCGGCGCGCTGATCAGCGGTTCGCTGGCCGTGTTGGTCGCGCTGATCACCCAGGGTTGGATCGCGGCGGTCGTGGCACTCGCAATCGTGATCGGTGTGATGCAACTCGAAAGCCATGTGCTGCAACCGTTCCTTCTCGGCCGCTCGGTGCGGCTGCATCCGGTCGCGGTGGTCCTGGGGATCGCGGCGGGTCTCGTCTCGGCGGGCATCATCGGCGGCCTGCTCGCGGTGCCGCTCATCGCCTTCCTGAACACCGCGATCCGGCACCTCAAGGGCACCTCGGACTCCGATGCCGACACCGGGGCCGTCGGCGGTTACGAAGCACAACCCTCTGGACCCGTATGGGACACCACCGATCCCGACGCGGCGGCGGAGTCGTTGGCCGAGTCCGGTGGCACGATGCCGGCGACCCGGGCAGACCCGAAGCCGAATGACCCGGAAGCGGGTGGCACTGAGACGGGTGGCGCGGGGGCGGACGGCGCGGGGGCGGGTCCGCGGGAGCCCGGGACGCCGTGA
- the macS gene encoding MacS family sensor histidine kinase, whose product MTAQPSARWVAQMRDTEAGRLARAVDVDPVGPLWRGAQIFRLLSYLYALGFQIAINDDLDHRAVAWALFGLLTAWTLVSGIGYFVGFARNRYWVTAEVVGVCGLMLSTSYVADADWAWNNQTWPTTLWATNAVISVAILAGPIGGIVAGLVVGGTSTFVKGELNLNFGRNATIVVIVATGMAVGLAAANARRSHEKLSAAARIAAAAEERERLSREVHDGVLQVLALIARRGREIGGATAELASLAAEQERALRRLVSDAGDAGSESVIDGAGGADELDLAAALRMFADDRVSVSAPADPVPVAAGIGREIRAAVVNALDNTNHHAGPGARAYILVEDLGNDVVVSVRDDGAGIAEGRLAQAVSQGRLGVAKSIVGRIEALGGTAVLDTEPGGGTEWEFTVPRR is encoded by the coding sequence GTGACTGCGCAACCGTCGGCGCGGTGGGTCGCGCAGATGCGGGACACCGAGGCCGGACGGCTGGCCCGTGCCGTCGACGTCGACCCGGTCGGCCCGCTGTGGCGCGGCGCGCAGATCTTCCGGCTGCTGTCATATCTGTATGCGCTGGGCTTCCAGATCGCCATCAACGACGACCTGGACCACCGGGCCGTCGCATGGGCGCTGTTCGGTCTGCTGACGGCCTGGACGCTGGTCAGCGGCATCGGCTACTTTGTCGGATTCGCTCGTAACCGGTACTGGGTGACCGCCGAGGTGGTCGGAGTGTGCGGCCTGATGCTGTCCACTTCTTATGTGGCCGACGCCGACTGGGCGTGGAACAACCAGACCTGGCCGACGACGCTGTGGGCCACCAACGCGGTGATCTCGGTGGCGATCCTGGCCGGACCGATCGGTGGGATCGTCGCCGGTCTCGTCGTCGGCGGGACGAGCACCTTCGTCAAGGGCGAGCTGAACCTGAACTTCGGGCGCAACGCCACGATCGTCGTGATCGTCGCGACCGGTATGGCGGTGGGACTCGCCGCGGCCAATGCCCGCCGGTCGCATGAGAAGCTCTCGGCGGCAGCACGTATCGCGGCGGCCGCCGAGGAACGGGAGCGTCTGTCGCGGGAGGTGCATGACGGAGTGCTGCAGGTGCTTGCGCTGATCGCCCGACGAGGGCGTGAGATCGGTGGTGCCACAGCGGAACTCGCGTCGCTGGCGGCCGAGCAGGAGCGTGCCTTGCGCCGCCTCGTCTCCGACGCCGGCGATGCGGGCTCCGAGTCCGTGATCGACGGCGCGGGAGGAGCCGACGAGCTCGACCTCGCGGCCGCGCTGCGGATGTTCGCCGACGACCGGGTCTCGGTGAGTGCTCCGGCCGACCCCGTCCCGGTCGCCGCCGGCATCGGGCGGGAGATCCGCGCTGCGGTGGTCAACGCTCTCGACAACACGAACCACCATGCGGGACCCGGTGCGCGCGCCTACATCCTGGTGGAGGATCTGGGGAACGACGTGGTGGTCAGTGTGCGCGACGACGGTGCGGGCATCGCGGAGGGCAGACTCGCTCAAGCAGTGTCACAAGGGCGCCTGGGCGTCGCGAAATCCATTGTCGGCCGGATCGAGGCGTTGGGCGGCACGGCCGTCCTCGACACCGAACCCGGCGGCGGGACCGAATGGGAGTTCACCGTCCCGCGCCGATGA
- a CDS encoding response regulator, with protein sequence MDTVESEGEHVVDGGGGRLRIMVVDDHPIWRDAVARDLADEGFDVVATADGVGSAGRRAAAVTPDVVLMDMQLPDGSGADATAAVLEVSPRTRILVLSASGERDDVLEAVKAGASGYLVKSSSREELVSAVRATADGQAVFTPGLAGLVLGEYRRMSQQPDASPATPALTERETEVLRLVAKGLSAKQIARRLSLSHRTVENHVQATLRKLQLGNRVELTRYVIEHGLEED encoded by the coding sequence ATGGACACAGTCGAATCGGAGGGCGAACACGTGGTGGACGGCGGAGGTGGGCGGCTGCGGATCATGGTCGTCGACGATCATCCGATCTGGCGAGACGCGGTCGCCCGCGACCTCGCCGACGAGGGCTTCGACGTCGTCGCCACCGCCGACGGGGTGGGTAGCGCGGGCCGTCGCGCGGCTGCGGTCACCCCTGATGTCGTGCTGATGGACATGCAGCTCCCCGACGGTTCCGGTGCAGACGCGACCGCGGCGGTGCTCGAGGTGTCGCCGCGGACCCGCATCCTCGTGCTCTCGGCGTCGGGGGAACGCGACGATGTGCTCGAGGCCGTGAAGGCCGGTGCCAGCGGCTATCTGGTGAAGTCATCGTCCCGCGAGGAACTCGTGTCCGCGGTACGCGCGACCGCGGACGGGCAGGCGGTGTTCACGCCCGGGCTCGCCGGTCTCGTCCTGGGCGAATACCGCAGGATGTCCCAGCAGCCCGACGCCTCACCGGCGACCCCGGCCCTGACCGAACGGGAGACCGAGGTACTGCGGCTCGTGGCGAAAGGTCTCAGCGCCAAGCAGATCGCCCGACGGTTGTCCCTCAGTCACCGCACCGTCGAGAACCACGTCCAGGCCACGCTCCGGAAACTGCAGCTGGGCAATCGCGTGGAACTCACCCGGTACGTCATCGAACACGGCCTGGAGGAGGACTGA
- a CDS encoding MFS transporter: protein MNSSTWTSPEHRRSVLWIVALAAVAIIFDGYDLVVYGTVLPTLLDDPGQLGRLTPATAGALGSYALIGVMIGALVAGAFGDRVGRRRMMLFNIVWFSVGMAATALATDLVSFGILRCLTGIGIGGLVATAGAMVAEFAPTSKRNLFNAIVYSGVPAGGVLASLLAMLLADHIGWRGLFWIGALPLVTLLPLAVLKMPESPQWLAARGRYEEAREISAHTGIPVDLRARHLGEEQAHAPAKLGFAALVTRRFAVPTLLLGTMSFVGLLLTYGLNTWLPQIMESNGFDAKGSLAFLLVLNGGAIVGGLISARLADRRGPQQVVATSFCLATFALVCLTFGLPLPILLAAVAVAGTGTIGTQVLIYGFVSNFYPTEARAAGVAWCAGFGRLGGIVGPVIGGLLIGAGISSGTAFYLFAGIALAGAAATLMVVSPRAATSAPTSPAALAATE, encoded by the coding sequence ATGAACTCATCGACCTGGACGTCGCCGGAGCACCGCAGAAGCGTGCTCTGGATCGTCGCCCTCGCCGCCGTCGCCATTATCTTCGACGGGTACGACCTCGTCGTGTACGGCACGGTGCTGCCGACCCTGCTCGACGATCCGGGTCAACTGGGCCGTCTGACCCCGGCCACCGCCGGCGCGCTCGGCTCCTACGCACTCATCGGCGTGATGATCGGGGCGCTGGTGGCCGGTGCGTTCGGCGATCGGGTCGGCCGGCGCCGGATGATGTTGTTCAACATCGTCTGGTTCTCGGTCGGCATGGCGGCCACTGCGCTGGCCACCGATCTCGTCTCGTTCGGAATCCTGCGCTGTCTCACCGGTATCGGGATCGGCGGTCTGGTCGCGACCGCCGGGGCGATGGTCGCCGAGTTCGCGCCGACCTCCAAGCGGAACCTGTTCAACGCGATCGTCTACAGCGGCGTCCCGGCGGGCGGCGTTCTCGCATCCCTGCTCGCGATGCTGCTGGCCGATCACATCGGGTGGCGCGGACTGTTCTGGATCGGGGCGTTGCCGCTCGTGACGCTGCTCCCGCTCGCGGTGCTGAAGATGCCCGAGTCACCGCAGTGGCTCGCGGCGCGGGGCCGCTACGAAGAGGCCCGTGAGATCAGCGCGCACACCGGGATTCCGGTGGATCTACGGGCACGCCACCTCGGCGAGGAGCAGGCGCACGCACCCGCGAAGCTGGGCTTCGCCGCCCTGGTCACGCGCCGATTCGCCGTACCCACACTGCTGTTGGGCACGATGAGTTTCGTCGGGCTGCTGCTCACCTACGGTCTCAACACGTGGCTGCCGCAGATCATGGAATCCAACGGATTCGACGCCAAGGGATCGCTGGCCTTCCTGCTCGTGCTCAACGGCGGCGCCATCGTCGGCGGCCTGATCTCCGCCCGTCTCGCCGACCGTCGCGGTCCGCAGCAGGTGGTGGCGACGTCGTTCTGCCTGGCGACCTTCGCGCTCGTCTGCCTCACCTTCGGTCTGCCACTGCCGATCCTGCTGGCCGCGGTCGCGGTCGCCGGCACGGGCACCATCGGTACCCAGGTCCTGATCTATGGTTTCGTGTCGAATTTCTACCCGACCGAGGCCCGCGCCGCGGGGGTCGCCTGGTGCGCCGGCTTCGGTCGCCTGGGCGGGATCGTCGGCCCGGTCATCGGTGGCCTGCTGATCGGCGCCGGGATCTCGTCGGGAACCGCGTTCTACCTGTTCGCCGGGATCGCACTCGCCGGTGCGGCGGCCACGCTGATGGTCGTCTCACCGAGAGCCGCAACGTCGGCCCCCACCTCGCCGGCCGCCCTCGCCGCCACGGAATAG